One genomic segment of Salvia miltiorrhiza cultivar Shanhuang (shh) unplaced genomic scaffold, IMPLAD_Smil_shh original_scaffold_252, whole genome shotgun sequence includes these proteins:
- the LOC131003652 gene encoding polyadenylate-binding protein-interacting protein 12 isoform X5 — MAVVENAGANAITSSNRDNDAADHHQQSTNKTAAAAVANGQSTKPADQSFLLVPQKIPNGHHQLPVNGNGVSLEKKLDGEIDDGGEGFKKEMRDLEEMLSKLNPMAKEFVPPSLSAFGGGGGPHKLLVPPHAAAVAAAAAGHFGFNATGFVMQQQVNSGVPTANSFRRKKNGLVNGKRRMNSRTSMAQREDVIRRTVYVSDIDHQVTEEQLAALFINCGQVVDCRVCGDPNSVLRFAFIEFTDEEGARNALSLAGTMLGFYPVRVLPSKTAIAPVNPTFLPRSEDEREMCARTIYCTNIDKKVTQADVKLFFESICGEVYRLRLLGDYHHSTRIAFVEFVMKYI; from the exons ATGGCCGTGGTGGAGAATGCCGGTGCTAACGCGATTACGTCATCGAATCGCGATAACGACGCCGCGGATCACCACCAGCAGTCGACGAACAAAACcgcggcggcggcagtggcTAACGGCCAGTCAACAAAGCCCGCTGATCAGAGTTTCCTTCTGGTGCCGCAGAAGATACCTAACGGCCACCATCAGCTGCCCGTCAACGGAAATGGGGTCTCTTTGGAGAAGAAGTTGGATGGGGAGATAGATGATGGAGGGGAGGGGTTTAAGAAGGAGATGAGGGATTTGGAGGAAATGCTGTCCAAGTTGAATCCGATGGCGAAGGAATTCGTGCCGCCCTCCCTCTCAGCCttcggtggtggtggcggtcCGCACAAGTTGCTGGTACCCCCACATGCTGCTGCGGTTGCGGCGGCTGCGGCGGGGCATTTTGGGTTCAACGCTACTGGTTTTGTAATGCAGCAGCAGGTTAACTCGGGAGTTCCCACTGCCAATTCTTTTAGAAGG AAGAAAAATGGCCTTGTTAATGGAAAGCGGAGGATGAATAGCCGAACGAGCATGGCTCAAAGAGAGGACGTGATTAGGCGGACGGTGTATGTCTCTGACATTGATCACCAG GTTACTGAAGAGCAACTTGCAGCGCTTTTCATTAACTGTGGACAG GTTGTGGATTGCCGTGTTTGTGGTGACCCCAATTCTGTTCTTCGTTTTGCCTTCATTGAATTCACTGATGAGG AAGGGGCAAGGAATGCTCTGAGCTTGGCTGGAACTATGCTTGGTTTTTATCCTGTGAGAGTGCTACCCTCCAAAACTGCAATTGCCCCTGTTAATCCAACATTTTTGCCAAGG TCTGAGGATGAAAGGGAGATGTGTGCAAGAACTATCTACTGCACAAACATTGATAAAAAG GTCACTCAAGCAGATGTCAAACTCTTCTTCGAGTCTATTTGTGGAGAG GTTTATCGTTTGAGGTTGCTCGGTGATTATCATCATTCAACTCGTATAGCTTTTGTGGAGTTCGTGATG AAATATATATAA
- the LOC131003652 gene encoding polyadenylate-binding protein-interacting protein 11 isoform X6: MAVVENAGANAITSSNRDNDAADHHQQSTNKTAAAAVANGQSTKPADQSFLLVPQKIPNGHHQLPVNGNGVSLEKKLDGEIDDGGEGFKKEMRDLEEMLSKLNPMAKEFVPPSLSAFGGGGGPHKLLVPPHAAAVAAAAAGHFGFNATGFVMQQQVNSGVPTANSFRRKNGLVNGKRRMNSRTSMAQREDVIRRTVYVSDIDHQVTEEQLAALFINCGQVVDCRVCGDPNSVLRFAFIEFTDEEGARNALSLAGTMLGFYPVRVLPSKTAIAPVNPTFLPRSEDEREMCARTIYCTNIDKKVTQADVKLFFESICGEVYRLRLLGDYHHSTRIAFVEFVMKYI; the protein is encoded by the exons ATGGCCGTGGTGGAGAATGCCGGTGCTAACGCGATTACGTCATCGAATCGCGATAACGACGCCGCGGATCACCACCAGCAGTCGACGAACAAAACcgcggcggcggcagtggcTAACGGCCAGTCAACAAAGCCCGCTGATCAGAGTTTCCTTCTGGTGCCGCAGAAGATACCTAACGGCCACCATCAGCTGCCCGTCAACGGAAATGGGGTCTCTTTGGAGAAGAAGTTGGATGGGGAGATAGATGATGGAGGGGAGGGGTTTAAGAAGGAGATGAGGGATTTGGAGGAAATGCTGTCCAAGTTGAATCCGATGGCGAAGGAATTCGTGCCGCCCTCCCTCTCAGCCttcggtggtggtggcggtcCGCACAAGTTGCTGGTACCCCCACATGCTGCTGCGGTTGCGGCGGCTGCGGCGGGGCATTTTGGGTTCAACGCTACTGGTTTTGTAATGCAGCAGCAGGTTAACTCGGGAGTTCCCACTGCCAATTCTTTTAGAAGG AAAAATGGCCTTGTTAATGGAAAGCGGAGGATGAATAGCCGAACGAGCATGGCTCAAAGAGAGGACGTGATTAGGCGGACGGTGTATGTCTCTGACATTGATCACCAG GTTACTGAAGAGCAACTTGCAGCGCTTTTCATTAACTGTGGACAG GTTGTGGATTGCCGTGTTTGTGGTGACCCCAATTCTGTTCTTCGTTTTGCCTTCATTGAATTCACTGATGAGG AAGGGGCAAGGAATGCTCTGAGCTTGGCTGGAACTATGCTTGGTTTTTATCCTGTGAGAGTGCTACCCTCCAAAACTGCAATTGCCCCTGTTAATCCAACATTTTTGCCAAGG TCTGAGGATGAAAGGGAGATGTGTGCAAGAACTATCTACTGCACAAACATTGATAAAAAG GTCACTCAAGCAGATGTCAAACTCTTCTTCGAGTCTATTTGTGGAGAG GTTTATCGTTTGAGGTTGCTCGGTGATTATCATCATTCAACTCGTATAGCTTTTGTGGAGTTCGTGATG AAATATATATAA
- the LOC131003652 gene encoding polyadenylate-binding protein-interacting protein 11 isoform X7: MAVVENAGANAITSSNRDNDAADHHQQSTNKTAAAAVANGQSTKPADQSFLLVPQKIPNGHHQLPVNGNGVSLEKKLDGEIDDGGEGFKKEMRDLEEMLSKLNPMAKEFVPPSLSAFGGGGGPHKLLVPPHAAAVAAAAAGHFGFNATGFVMQQQKKNGLVNGKRRMNSRTSMAQREDVIRRTVYVSDIDHQVTEEQLAALFINCGQVVDCRVCGDPNSVLRFAFIEFTDEEGARNALSLAGTMLGFYPVRVLPSKTAIAPVNPTFLPRSEDEREMCARTIYCTNIDKKVTQADVKLFFESICGEVYRLRLLGDYHHSTRIAFVEFVMKYI, translated from the exons ATGGCCGTGGTGGAGAATGCCGGTGCTAACGCGATTACGTCATCGAATCGCGATAACGACGCCGCGGATCACCACCAGCAGTCGACGAACAAAACcgcggcggcggcagtggcTAACGGCCAGTCAACAAAGCCCGCTGATCAGAGTTTCCTTCTGGTGCCGCAGAAGATACCTAACGGCCACCATCAGCTGCCCGTCAACGGAAATGGGGTCTCTTTGGAGAAGAAGTTGGATGGGGAGATAGATGATGGAGGGGAGGGGTTTAAGAAGGAGATGAGGGATTTGGAGGAAATGCTGTCCAAGTTGAATCCGATGGCGAAGGAATTCGTGCCGCCCTCCCTCTCAGCCttcggtggtggtggcggtcCGCACAAGTTGCTGGTACCCCCACATGCTGCTGCGGTTGCGGCGGCTGCGGCGGGGCATTTTGGGTTCAACGCTACTGGTTTTGTAATGCAGCAGCAG AAGAAAAATGGCCTTGTTAATGGAAAGCGGAGGATGAATAGCCGAACGAGCATGGCTCAAAGAGAGGACGTGATTAGGCGGACGGTGTATGTCTCTGACATTGATCACCAG GTTACTGAAGAGCAACTTGCAGCGCTTTTCATTAACTGTGGACAG GTTGTGGATTGCCGTGTTTGTGGTGACCCCAATTCTGTTCTTCGTTTTGCCTTCATTGAATTCACTGATGAGG AAGGGGCAAGGAATGCTCTGAGCTTGGCTGGAACTATGCTTGGTTTTTATCCTGTGAGAGTGCTACCCTCCAAAACTGCAATTGCCCCTGTTAATCCAACATTTTTGCCAAGG TCTGAGGATGAAAGGGAGATGTGTGCAAGAACTATCTACTGCACAAACATTGATAAAAAG GTCACTCAAGCAGATGTCAAACTCTTCTTCGAGTCTATTTGTGGAGAG GTTTATCGTTTGAGGTTGCTCGGTGATTATCATCATTCAACTCGTATAGCTTTTGTGGAGTTCGTGATG AAATATATATAA